The window CCAATGCCATCAACAACATGTCTTCTAGACTTAATTTATATTTACGCCCACCTTTAATCTTCTTGGCCTTATCGGCTTCCTGTAAAATTTGCGCCATCTTATCAAAGGTGGTACGCTTGATCCCTGTCAGTCGTCGGAAGCGTTCATCATTTAATTTCTCTATCTTATCAAATTTCATATTGCCTCCTTTAAATATTGAGTCACCATCTTACTAAAATTTGCATTTTTATTACAGTTTCGAAAGAAGTCTAATATTCTTGCTGCTGTTGTTTTGAGCATTTTTAATAGCTTCTTCAAGTGTGTGCTCATCGTATGGGTTACCATGAATGGCTCTGACATCTAAAACTAACCCTTCTTGATGAGTGATGACTAGAGAAGCTTTGCAGCCAAATTCATATTTTTCCTTTACTTTGCCTTTAGCAATACATTCTACATGGGGTTCATGCAGGCTATAAACTTTGCAAGAATCATTTCTTTGTTGAGCATAAATACGCTTAATAATTTCTAAAAAATAAGAGCTTTCGGGCTTAAGAGATTGTCCTTCTGTTTTCTTTCAAAATCACGGATTAATCTTCCTAAATAATTATGCAGCCTTTTTTCTTCTCGTTTAGCTCTTTTCAGCTGACGAGCATAGGCTTAAGCGAGCACGCATGTGAAAGGCTTTTTTAGCCAGCTTTTCGTAGGTTTGGCGCAAAGTGATTTGGCAATTATCAGCCATTTTCACAATCACTTGAATAGACTTAAAGTAAAGCTTGGCATCGCTAGGAAAAGCGATAGCTTTAGGCATTAGGGTTGTATCAGCAATGACTTTTTTAAGTCTTTTTTCACTGCGCCTGTCAAAACAGCTGCTGCTATTGTCCCTTGTAAAATCTTGCTAAGTCCAGCTTCGCCTAGTCTAGACCTCCATTTAATTAAAGAAGTAGGATGGATAGGCAGCATATGATGCCAAAAATCATACCCACGAAAATATTGCCAATAAGGATTTTCTACCCATCGATACGCTACATTTTCATCCGAAATTCCATACCTATGCTGTAAGACAAAGAGCTCTACAACTAGCTTTACAGGTTTAGCTGGCTGCCCTATCTTTTCTACAAACAGCTTATTAAACTCTTCTTCCAACTCCTTCCATTCAATCTCTGTCGTTACAAACTGCGCTACTAACTACAACTGCTATTAACAGTCCCAAGTGATCTACTACTATTTGCCTTTTCCTACCTTTAATTTTCTTGCCGCCGTCGTAGCCGCAGAGCCCTTTTTTTCAGTTGTTTTGACACTTTGGCTATCGACTATAGAAGTTCCGCTAACTTGCCTTAAGCTTTGGCGAAGCGATCGCCTTAAATAAGTATTAATTTGT is drawn from Neochlamydia sp. AcF84 and contains these coding sequences:
- a CDS encoding transposase, producing MEEEFNKLFVEKIGQPAKPVKLVVELFVLQHRYGISDENVAYRWVENPYWQYFRGYDFWHHMLPIHPTSLIKWRSRLGEAGLSKILQGTIAAAVLTGAVKKDLKKSLLIQP